DNA from Sphingomonas psychrotolerans:
GGCAGGGGCGCTTTAGGAAGGGCTCGGGCCCGAGTCAACACTGGCGCCCGAACGCTGCGGGATCCCACCCAAAGCGCAGATGTGCCGTCCCGGCTTCACAGCGATGCACCTTCCGCGCTAGGGGCGCCCCGCCGGGAACGGCGATGGAAATTCTCGTCGATGCAAAGGGGTGTAATATGGCCGCAGTTCGAAATCGACCGATAGCCAAGATTCTCATCGGCCTTGTCGGGGTCGTTGTCGGGCTTTTCCTCGGCAAAATGGCATTCCAGGCGTTTGAGAACCGCCCGGGGAAACTCGAAGCCGAGTTCGAAACCGCGGTGCAGAACGATCCGGCCATGGGAACGATGTTCCAGGCCTTTCGCCAGTATTTCCCGACCGACTATGCCGCATTGAAGGCCGAGATGGTCGCGCAACATCGCGCAGGCGCCACCCCTGCCTCGCTCAATATGCTCGGCTTCAACCGGATGGCGGTGTTCCGCAAGGCGCATATCCGCGAACTGGCGCTGGCGCCCTCCGCCGAACTTCAGGCCTTTCGCAAGAGCCAGGCGGCGCTGATCAACGGACTTGCGGCGGAATCGCCGACGCTCTGCGCGCAATATACCTTCGCCACGATCAAGCCCGGCACCACCCCTTCCCCCAAGGTCCAGAAGCTGCTCGCCGATATCGGCGCCGCCCAGTTCCGCGCGATCGCAGCCGGCCAGAAAACGCCCGCGAAGCGCGAGATCGACACGCTCTCCCGCGCCGACAGCGAAGCCCTGGTCGCGCAGATGAAGCGCGCGGGCCTGAGCGATCGCCAGCTTGCCGCCTTCCTCGACGGGTCGGGAGCCCGCGCGCTGAGCGAGACCGATCAGTGCCGGACCGGAGTGATCCTCACCCAGGCGCTCGATGGGCTCCCGGCAGACCAGGCGGAACGCGTGCTGGCATTCATGACTGCGCATTCCTGACGCCGGAGCGCTTGCCTCCAATCGCGGCGGCGGGCAGGTTTTCGGGATGACCCGCCCGACTGCCACGCCGCTCGCTTTTACGGACGAAATCCTGGAGACGCTCGCTTTGCCCGGCGGCGCGCTCCAGATCGTCCGCGGCCTCGGCTCCGGCCTCGCGCGCGGCGACGACGGCAGCATCTGGGCGATCGGCGACCGCGGCCCCAATCTCAAGGTGAAGCTCGCCGTCCGCCGCTACGGGCTCGACCACCTTGCCGCGCATGGCGAGGCCGATGGCGCCAAGGTGATGCCAAGCCTCGCCATCGGGCCGGCGCTGTCCGAGCTCGCGATCGAGGGTGACCGTGTGACGATCCTGCGCACCCTGCCCCTGCGCACGCCGGCCGGCGATCCCCTCTCGGGCCTGCCGCCGCCCTGGGGCCTTACCGAGCGCGAGCCCGCGGTCGCGCTCGACGGCACGCTGCTCGCCCCCGATCCGTCCGGCGCCGACACCGAAGGCGTCGCCGTTGCGCGCGACGGCAGCTTCTGGATCGGCGAGGAATATGGCCCCTCGCTGCTCCGCGTCGCGCCCGACGGCACCGTCGGCGCACGGCTGGTGCCCGAAGGCTGCGCCGACTGGTTCGCCGAGGCCGCCTATCCGATCCGCGACAGCCTGCCCGCGCTCGCCGCCCGCCGCCGCCTCAACCGCGGTTTCGAGGCGCTGGCGCTCTCCGACGACGGCGCCGCGCTCTATCTCGCCTTCCAGAGCCCGCTCGCCCATCCCGATGTCGCCGCGCACCGCCGCGCACGTCACGTCCGCCTCTGGGCGCTCGACACCGCCACCGAACGCGTGACCGCGCAATATCTCTATCCTCTCGATCCGCCGCGCAGCTTCGCGCGCGATCAGGCCGCGGGCGATCTCGACCGCGCCGACATCAAGGTCAGCGAACTCACCGTGCTGGGTCGGAACTTGCTGCTCGTGCTCGAGCGCGGATCGCTGACCACCAAGCTCTACGCCGTCGACCTCGACTCCGGCGCCGCGCTCGATCCGCGGCACCTCGATCCCGACACCCGCCCCACGATCGAGGAATTGAGCGGCACCGGCGATCTCGACCTCCCCGTGCTCGCCAAGACACTGATCCTCTCGACCGACGATTTTCCCGAGATCGATGCCGACCTCGAGGGCATGGTCATGCTCTCGCCCCGCCAGTTGCTGCTGGTCAACGACAATGACTTCGGCACCGAGGGTGTGGCGACGCGCTTCTGGCGGATCGACTTGCCGTTCGACTTGCCGGCGCGCTGATTTATACAGGCGGCATGGCGACCGAGCCCGACAACACAGGACACCGCGCCCGCCTGCGCCAGCGCCTGTTCGAGGGCGGGCCGGATGCGCTGCTCGATCACGAACTGATCGAATATCTCCTCGCGCTGGCCATCCCGCGCCGCGACACCAAGCCGCTCGCCAAGGCACTGCTCACCGAGTTCGGCGGGATCGCCGGGCTGCTCACCGCGGATGCCGAGGCACTCGCCCGCGTTCCCGGAATGGGCGAGACCAGTGTCGCCGCACTCAAGGCGGCCCACGCCGCCGCATTACGCCTGCTGCGCGATCAGGTCGCCGCGCGCCCGGTCCTCGCCAATTGGCAGGCTTTGCTCGATTATCTCCGCGCCGAGATGGCGCATCACGCGATCGAGCGCGTCCGCGTGCTCCATCTCAATGGGCGCAACATGCTGATCCGCGACGAGCTGATGAACGAAGGCTCGCTCGACGAAGCCCCCGTCTATGTCCGCGAGGTGATCCGCCGCGCGATCGATCTCGGCTCGGCCGCGATCATCCTCGTCCACAACCACCCGTCGGGCGATCCCTCCCCCAGCCGCGCCGACATCGAGATCACCCGCCAGGTCGCCGAAGCGGGCAAGCGCCTCGGCATCGCCGTGCACGATCACATCATATTGGGCGCCGAAGGCCATACCAGCCTGCGCGCGCAGGGACTGATCTAGCGTGCGTCCGGCGAGCAGTGGCAGGCGCCCGCTTTCCCCTATCGCCGCGTCGGGCTATCAATCCGCATGGCACGGGCAGATCAGATCGAGATCGCTTTGCGAATCATGGTCGAGCACCCCGTCATCGGCGTGTTCCACAGCCTGCAGGCCAAGGATGACCAGCCGCTCGATCCGAAATGTTCGCGCGAGGGTGAGACGCTTCGGTTCGACTTCCCGATCCGCGTGGGTCCCGGCCCCAAATTCTTCGGCGATCAGGTGCGGCGCGAGGGGCCGGTGCGGCGCTTTGTCTATGTCCGAATCGGCAAGATGGCTGGCGACGCTTTCTCGCCCTGGTCTCGGCGGATGAAGATCGACATCCACGACATTGACGGCGACCTGCTGGATCGCGCAGCCCGAACCGGCGGCGTCATCGAAATGACGATCCTCGGCACCGCCGGAGACGGCACTCCCGCCTGCGCCACGGTCAGGCCCACCGCGCGACGCCTCGTCGAGCGCTGACTCTCGCGCCAGCCGGAAGGGGCAGACGCCAAAACGGCCGCCGGAGACAAATCCGACGGCCGCCCGGGAGGTGCGCCATGCGTGCGGCGCGGGGGCTTATTTCTTGGGCGTCAGGAAGTTCGTAACCTCAGCCTGACTAACCGACTTGTTCTTGTCGGCATCGGCTTGTGCGAAGGCCTGCCCGACCCAGACATTGGCGTCTGCAGAACCCGGCGCGAAAGCAGGCTCCGAAGCCTTGCGCAGGCCGCTCACCCAGACGCCGAACTCGGCCTGGCTCAGGCTGCCATTGGCGTCCTTGTCATAGGTGCCGAAATCGCGACCCACGGCCTGGCCGACCTGTTCCGGCGTGGTCGCCGGCTGCGTCGCTGCGGTGCCGGCACCCGTGGTTCCGGTGTTTGACGGCGTGGCACCCGGCTGGGCGGGCGTCGCAGGCTTGGCCGGCGCCGTGCCCGGCTGGGCCGGCGTCGCGGGTTGCGCCGGAGTCCCCGGATGGGTCGGCGTGGGCTGTGCAGCCTCGGTAGCCGGGGGGGCGCCGCGGCGGGGGCCTGCTCCACCGTGCCCGAGCCCTGCGTGCCCGGCGCGGCATCGTCGGTCGTCGCCGGAGTTTCCGGCTTCGACTGAGTCGAGGGCGCGGTCTGTGGCTGTGTCTGACTAGATTCGGCTGCAGGCTTGTCCTGCGCAAAGGCTGGCGCAGCAACAAGCATAGACGTGGCAAGAAAAACTGTCTTCAGCATCGATCGGACTCCTGTTGTTTGCTCCAGCCGATCTACGCTGGCGGAGCAGAGAAACTGTCGCTATTCACAAACATGAACAGATGAACTCGAAAGCTAGTTCCTCAGGCAGCGCAGCTCATCCCTGCGGTGGGCCATCTCATCGCATTTCAGTTGCCCTGTGGCGTCCTTGCCACGGCTGATGCAGAACAAGGCCATGATCGACCGTAGAACCCTGCTCCTCGGCATGGCAGCCGGACTCGCCGGCTGCGGCGCCGCGCGGGCGCCCGCCGCCATTGCCGATCCGCGCCTCTCGTCCAGCGATCCCGCCGGCAAGCTCCTCGCCGCCGCGCGCAGTCAGGTCGGCGTCACGCTGCATTATGACCCGGCCTACACGGTCCTTCCCTTCCCCAACGGCGACGTCCCGCGCGAGAAGGGCGTGTGCACCGACGTGGTGATCCGCGCCTATCGCGACGCCTTCGGGATCGATCTGCAAGCGCTGGTCAACGCCGATATGCGCAAGGCCTTCGCCGCTTATCCGAAGAAATGGGGCCTGCGGCGCCCCGATCGCAACATCGATCACCGCCGCGTGCCCAATCTCGCGCGCTTCCTCGCCCGGATGGGCGCCGAATTGCCCATCCCGGCTGACGGCAGGGGTTGGCAGCCGGGCGATATCTTCACGTCGATCATCGGCGGTACCGCCACCCATATCGGACTGGTCTCCGACCGGCCCGGCGCCCGCGGCCCGATGATCCTCCACAACGTCGGCCGCGGCGCGCGCGAGGAGGATGCGCTGCTCGCCTGGCCGATCACCGGCCGCTTCCGCTGGAAAGTCTAGAGCCCGCTTGCTATCGGCGCGCCAACCCCCGGCGAAAGGCATCCAATGGTTCCCCGTTACTCGCGGCCCGAAATGACTGCGATCTGGTCCCCCGAGGCCCGTTTCCGTATCTGGTTCGAGATCGAGGCGCACGCGACCGAGGCGCTCGCCGAACTCGGCGTGGTGCCCAAATCGGCAGCCAAGGCCTTGTGGGACTGGTGGGCGACCAAGCCGGTGATCGATGTCGCCGCGATCGACGCGATCGAAGCCGTCACCAGGCACGACGTCATCGCCTTCCTCACCTGGGTCGCCGAGCAGGTCGGCGACGAAGCGCGCTTCATGCACCAGGGCATGACCAGCTCGGACGTGCTCGACACCTGCCTCGCGGTTCAGCTCGCCCGCGCCGCGGATATCCTGATCGCCGATCTCGATCAATTGCTCGAAATCCTCAAGCGCCGCGCTTTTGAGCACAAGCTCACCCCGACGATCGGCCGCAGCCACGGAATCCATGCCGAACCGGTCACGTTCGGGCTCAAGCTCGCCGAGGCCTATGCCGAGTTCAAGCGCAACCGCGCCCGCCTCGTCGCCGCCCGCGCCGACATCGCCACCTGCGCGATCTCGGGCGCGGTCGGCACGTTCGCCAATATCGATCCGCGCGTCGAAGCGCATGTCGCGGAGAAGCTGGGTCTCGCGATCGAGCCTGTCTCGACGCAGGTGATCCCGCGCGATCGCCACGCGATGTTCTTCGCCACGTTGGGCGTGATCGCCTCGTCGATCGAGCGCCTCGCCACCGAAATCCGCCATTTGCAGCGCACCGAGGTGCTCGAGGCCGAGGAATATTTCTCGCCCGGCCAGAAGGGCTCGTCGGCGATGCCGCACAAGCGCAACCCGGTGCTCACCGAGAATCTCACCGGCCTCGCCCGCATGGTCCGCAGCGCCACCATCCCCGCGATGGAGAATGTCGCTTTGTGGCACGAACGCGACATCAGCCACTCCTCGGTCGAGCGCTATATCGGCCCCGACGCGACGATCACGCTCGATTTCGCTCTCGCCCGGCTCTCGGGGGTGATGGACAAATTGCTCGTTTACCCGGCACGGATGCAGAAGAATCTCGATCGGATGGGCGGACTCGTCCACTCGCAGCGCGTCCTGCTCGCGCTCACTCAGGCGGGAGTCAGCCGCGAGGACAGCTACCGCCTCGTCCAGCGCAACGCGATGAAGGTCTGGGAGAGCGACGGTGCGCTTTCGCTGCTCGAATTGCTCAAGGCCGATCCGGAAGTCACCGCGGCGCTGTCGGTCGAGGAACTCGAGGACAAATTCGACCTCGGCTATCACTTCCAGCAA
Protein-coding regions in this window:
- a CDS encoding DUF5990 family protein, whose product is MARADQIEIALRIMVEHPVIGVFHSLQAKDDQPLDPKCSREGETLRFDFPIRVGPGPKFFGDQVRREGPVRRFVYVRIGKMAGDAFSPWSRRMKIDIHDIDGDLLDRAARTGGVIEMTILGTAGDGTPACATVRPTARRLVER
- the purB gene encoding adenylosuccinate lyase; protein product: MVPRYSRPEMTAIWSPEARFRIWFEIEAHATEALAELGVVPKSAAKALWDWWATKPVIDVAAIDAIEAVTRHDVIAFLTWVAEQVGDEARFMHQGMTSSDVLDTCLAVQLARAADILIADLDQLLEILKRRAFEHKLTPTIGRSHGIHAEPVTFGLKLAEAYAEFKRNRARLVAARADIATCAISGAVGTFANIDPRVEAHVAEKLGLAIEPVSTQVIPRDRHAMFFATLGVIASSIERLATEIRHLQRTEVLEAEEYFSPGQKGSSAMPHKRNPVLTENLTGLARMVRSATIPAMENVALWHERDISHSSVERYIGPDATITLDFALARLSGVMDKLLVYPARMQKNLDRMGGLVHSQRVLLALTQAGVSREDSYRLVQRNAMKVWESDGALSLLELLKADPEVTAALSVEELEDKFDLGYHFQQVDTIFDRVFA
- the radC gene encoding RadC family protein; this translates as MATEPDNTGHRARLRQRLFEGGPDALLDHELIEYLLALAIPRRDTKPLAKALLTEFGGIAGLLTADAEALARVPGMGETSVAALKAAHAAALRLLRDQVAARPVLANWQALLDYLRAEMAHHAIERVRVLHLNGRNMLIRDELMNEGSLDEAPVYVREVIRRAIDLGSAAIILVHNHPSGDPSPSRADIEITRQVAEAGKRLGIAVHDHIILGAEGHTSLRAQGLI
- a CDS encoding esterase-like activity of phytase family protein, which translates into the protein MTRPTATPLAFTDEILETLALPGGALQIVRGLGSGLARGDDGSIWAIGDRGPNLKVKLAVRRYGLDHLAAHGEADGAKVMPSLAIGPALSELAIEGDRVTILRTLPLRTPAGDPLSGLPPPWGLTEREPAVALDGTLLAPDPSGADTEGVAVARDGSFWIGEEYGPSLLRVAPDGTVGARLVPEGCADWFAEAAYPIRDSLPALAARRRLNRGFEALALSDDGAALYLAFQSPLAHPDVAAHRRARHVRLWALDTATERVTAQYLYPLDPPRSFARDQAAGDLDRADIKVSELTVLGRNLLLVLERGSLTTKLYAVDLDSGAALDPRHLDPDTRPTIEELSGTGDLDLPVLAKTLILSTDDFPEIDADLEGMVMLSPRQLLLVNDNDFGTEGVATRFWRIDLPFDLPAR
- a CDS encoding DUF1287 domain-containing protein translates to MQNKAMIDRRTLLLGMAAGLAGCGAARAPAAIADPRLSSSDPAGKLLAAARSQVGVTLHYDPAYTVLPFPNGDVPREKGVCTDVVIRAYRDAFGIDLQALVNADMRKAFAAYPKKWGLRRPDRNIDHRRVPNLARFLARMGAELPIPADGRGWQPGDIFTSIIGGTATHIGLVSDRPGARGPMILHNVGRGAREEDALLAWPITGRFRWKV
- a CDS encoding EF-hand domain-containing protein — protein: MGRDFGTYDKDANGSLSQAEFGVWVSGLRKASEPAFAPGSADANVWVGQAFAQADADKNKSVSQAEVTNFLTPKK